Below is a genomic region from Spongiibacter nanhainus.
GCGGAAGGACAGCATACTGGCCCGGCGCAAGCCCATCTCATCGGCCCGATTCAACCACTGTTCATCCACCGGCAGGGGTGAACTCAGTACCCGGTCGGCGGCGAGGAAAACATGGCTCTCGGCTACCATGGCGCTTTGCAGGCGGTTGGTAAAACCGGCAACACCGCTCACCATCGCCGCAGCCAATACCAGCGACAGGGCCAACAGCCCCAGCTCGCCACCTCGCCAATCCCGGCGCAACTGCCGCCACGCTTGAATAAGCATCAGGCGGCCTTGGGCAGTATGTGCAGATTGCCGTTGTGCATTTCCAGCACCCGGTTGCAGCGCCGGGCCAGGGCCATCTCATGGGTAACCAGCACCAGTGTAGTACCGGCCTGCTCATTGAGTTGAAACAGCTGGTCGACAATGCGGGCGCCAGTCTGCTCGTCTAAATTTCCTGTGGGCTCATCGGCAAACAAAATCGCCGGCTGCACGGCAAAGGCCCGGGCCAGGGCAACCCGCTGCTGTTCCCCGCCCGACAGCTGGCGGGGATAGTGACTCAGCCGCTCCTTCAGGCCCACCTGGTCGAGGTATCGGCGGGCTTCCCTCTCGGCTTCCCGGCTACCATTGAGTTCCAGGGGCAACATGACATTCTCCAATGCTGTGAGCGCCGGCAGCAGTTGAAAAGACTGAAATACAAAGCCCACATGCTCGGCTCGAAGCGCTGCCCGCTGGTCTTCATTCAAGGCCTTAAGCGGCTGACCGCAAAGCGTGACATCTCCCTCTGAGGCCACATCCAAGCCCGCTAGCAGACCCAACAATGTGGTCTTGCCCGAGCCAGAGGGGCCGACGATGGCGACACTCTCGCCCCGCTTGATTTCCACATTGATCCCTTTCAATATCTCCAGGCGATCGCTGCCACTGGTGACACTTTTGCCCAGGTTCTCGGTCCGAATAAGACGTTCTAACTGCATAAGGTCCATTACCTTGGTGATGATTTCTGCCGCGCGACGCGCACTGTTTGTCGGCCTGCTCCTGCTGCCCCTGAGTCCCTCAAGCTGGGCCAATACGCTGTTGTTACTGGGGGACAGCCTCAGCGCCGCTTACAATATCCCGGTATCCAGCAGTTGGCCCGAGTTATTGCGTGAAAAACTCCCTCCCCACTGGGAGTTGGTTAATGCCAGCGTCAGTGGCGAAACCACAGGGGGGGGTGTCCAGCGGCTTCCCGCGCTACTGAAAGAGCACGAGCCCAGTCTGGTCGTTCTCGAGCTGGGGGGCAACGACGGCCTCAGAGGCTACCCGCTAACGAGGATACGTCAAAACCTGCAACAATTGATCAAATTGTCCACCGAAGCCGACGCCCAGGTGATGTTGATTGGCATGCAGATTCCGCCCAACTACGGCCAGCGCTACGCCCAGGGCTTTGCCGACCTTTTCCCCGCATTGGCCGAAAAGTTTGACCTTCCCTTGGTTTCCTTTCTGCTGGAGGGTATCGCCTTACAACCCGGCTTAATGCAAAGCGACGGTATCCATCCCACCGCCGCAGCCCAAAGTCGCATTCTGGACAACGTCCTGCCGACATTGGAACCCATGCTGGACTAGCTCCCGAGCCGCCATCGAGGCCATGCTTGCCAAAGGTGACCAGTATTACTGGAGGCGGCCAACCTTCTTGCCCGGCAATGTTAGAATGCCTTCTAGCCACGCGGAAACCCCAACGCGGAGAACTCAATGAGCCACACAGCACCCAGCTACCCTGAATCAGCCTACAACGACGTCGATACCGCAACCTGGCAGGCCTGGGACCGGGACCACATCTGGCATCCCTATTCCTCCATGCTCACCCAACCGGAAATATTTCCGGTGGCTTCGGCCAAGGGCGTTCGTCTGACGCTGGCGGATGGCCGCGAACTGGTCGACGGCATGTCCTCCTGGTGGTCGGCCATACACGGCTACAACCATCCGACGCTAAACGCCGCTGCGCAGCAGCAATTGGGGGACATGTCCCACGTTATGTTTGGCGGCCTGAGCCATCAACCGGCGGCGGCGCTAGGCAAGCGCCTGGTGGACCTGACCCCGGCGCCGCTGACTCGGGTCTTTATTTCCGACTCCGGCTCGGTGGCAGTGGAAGTCGCCATCAAGATGGCCATGCAATATTGGATATCACAGGGCAACAAAGATAAATCCCGATTGCTGGCACTGCGCAACGGCTATCACGGCGACACCTTTGCCACTATGGCTGTCTGCGACCCGGTGACCGGCATGCACCATATGTTCAGCGAGGTACTGGCTCAGCATATTTTTGCCCCGGCCCCCGCCCCGGCCTTTGATGCCGAGGCCACCGCCGAGGATATGGCGGACATTGCCGCGCTGCTCGAGCAACACCACAAACAACTGGCTGCAGTGATTATCGAACCCGTGGTGCAAGGCGCGGGGGGTATGCGCTTCTACTCACCGGATTATGTACGCCAATTGCGGGAGCTCTGCGATCACTATGACGTGCTGTTGATTCACGACGAGATCGCCACCGGCTTTGGCCGCACCGGCAAACTGTTTGCCTGCGACCACGCCGGTATCAGCCCCGACATTATGTGTGTTGGCAAGGCCCTGACCGGTGGCTACCTGTCGCTGGCTGCAACCTTGTGCACCGAGAAAATCGCCGAGGGCATCTGCCGCGGCGAGGCCGGCGTGTTTATGCACGGCCCGACTTTTATGGGCAATCCCTTGGCCTGCAGCATCGCCAACGCCAGTATCGACCTGCTAACCAGTCAGGATTGGCAGGGCAACCTGGCGCGCATTGAGCAAGGCCTGGCGCAGGGTCTGGCACCGGCCAAGGACATCCCGGGTGTCAGTGACGTGCGCTGGCTCGGCGGCATAGGGGTTATTGAACTCAACGAGCCTGTCGATATGGCTCAAATTCAACCGGACTTTGTCGATCACGGCGTGTGGATTCGCCCCTTTGGCAAATTGATCTATACCATGCCGCCCTATGTGATCTCCGATAAGGACCTAGCCTTCCTGTGTCGGCAAATGGTTGCAGTGGTGGCCAAACACGCGCCGGGGCAAGGCGGGCGCTGAGATGTCAGAAGAAACCCCACGTCAGCGCCTCAATCGGATTATTTTCGGCACCGCTCCGGGCGCCGGCCGCAACTTCGATATCATCCTGATTGTGATGATTGTCGCCAGTGTGGCCGCGCTCTTTATGGACTCGGTGGCCAGTATTCACCAGCAGTATGGCCATTGGCTCTACGCCGCAGAAATCGGCTTCACTCTGCTGTTCACCCTGGAGTATATCGCCCGGGTTTATTGCGCCCAGGATCGAAAACTTTACGTAACCAGCTTTTATGGCGTGGTGGATTTTCTCGCCATTTTGCCGACCTACCTGTCGCTAATCGTGCCCGGCGCCCAACACCTGCTGGTCATTCGCATCTTCCGAGTGCTGCGGATCTTCCGGGTGCTGAAACTGTTCCAGTACATGAGCGAAGCCAATGTCCTGGTGCGCTCGCTGATGGCGGCCAGGCGCAAAATCGCGGTATTTCTGGCCACTGTTGTCACCCTGGTCATCGTCTTCGGCGCGCTGATGTATTTGGTGGAAGGTCCCGAGCGAGGCTTTACCAGCCTGCCCCAGAGTATCTATTGGGCCATCGTGACCGTCACCACGGTGGGCTATGGCGATATCGTGCCACAAACCGCCCTGGGTCAGGCGGTGGCCGCTATGGCAATGATCACCAGCTACGCCATTATCGCCATCCCCACCGGCATCGTTAGCGCCGAACTGATTGTAGAAAACCAGCGCCGGGCCAGTCGCCGCCGCTGTGTATCCTGTAATCGTCTCGGCCACGATGGCGATGCCTATTATTGCAAACACTGTGGCGACATCCTGCCCGAGGAGTGGGACGGATGATCCGCACCTTGAGTATCCCCGTCCCCGGTCAGGGCCTTCACGGCATTACCGATGCAGTGCGTGCCGAGGTCGAACACAGCGCTCAGGGCGATGGCCTGTGCACCTTGTTTATTCAACATACCTCGGCCAGCCTGCTGATACAGGAAAACTACGACCCCTCCGCTCAACATGACCTGGAGCAGTGGCTCAACCGCCTGGTACCGGAAAACGATCCACTTTATACCCACACTCTGGAGGGCCCAGACGACATGCCGGCCCATATTAAAGCCAGCTTAACCGCCACCTCACTGTCGATTCCGGTTATCGACGGCAGCTTGGCCCTGGGTACATGGCAGGGTATTTACCTTTGGGAGCACCGCTATGCCGCGTCCCACCGCCGGGTCATTCTCCATCTAGGCAACTAAAGCCGATTCGCCACTGGGGCCCTATCGACTGAAATTGGCAATAAGGTTTAGCAAATCGGCCAATTTCACCCACCTGTGGCTATGCTACTTTGGCCCTATGCTAACAACGAATTAGGTCGGCCATGCCCTCTACCCAACGCTCTACAACAGTAATTCTCTCCAGCATCTTTGCCGCTTTTATCGCGCTGGTTATGACAACAAGCTCGGCCCTGGCACTGGAAGTCGACAGCACAGTTCCGGCGTTTAACATTAATAAGCCGGGGGAACTGATCATTGAGGGCGACAAGCTTAACAAAGCACCGTGGCAGTCCAGCGCCATTGGTGGTGGTCGGCCAGCACTGGTCTTCTACCTGCCAGCCCGGGCATCGTCAGAGGACGATATTGATCCCTTGCGGCAGAGGCTGGACAAAGAGGACTACGAACCCGGCAGCTTTCACTCCATCACCGTGGTCAATTTGGACGACGCCCTGTGGGGAACCAGCGGTTTTGTAGAGAGTCAGGTGGCAAAGAACAAACGCGCCCACCCAAGGGCCACCATGGTGCTCGATCAAAAAGGTAAGGGCCGCCAGGTACTCAAGTTACCCAAAAAGACCACCGTGGTATTTCTGGCGAACGCCGAGGGACAGGTTATCGACTACCGGGAAGGTGCACTAACAGAGCAAGCCGCCGACGAGGTCATCACCCTCCTCCACCAGCAAATTGGTCACCCCAAAGCTCCTTAAGCGGCGCGACTCTCCAGCAGGCGTTTAAAGCGGCCCAACAT
It encodes:
- a CDS encoding ABC transporter ATP-binding protein; the encoded protein is MQLERLIRTENLGKSVTSGSDRLEILKGINVEIKRGESVAIVGPSGSGKTTLLGLLAGLDVASEGDVTLCGQPLKALNEDQRAALRAEHVGFVFQSFQLLPALTALENVMLPLELNGSREAEREARRYLDQVGLKERLSHYPRQLSGGEQQRVALARAFAVQPAILFADEPTGNLDEQTGARIVDQLFQLNEQAGTTLVLVTHEMALARRCNRVLEMHNGNLHILPKAA
- a CDS encoding arylesterase, with translation MISAARRALFVGLLLLPLSPSSWANTLLLLGDSLSAAYNIPVSSSWPELLREKLPPHWELVNASVSGETTGGGVQRLPALLKEHEPSLVVLELGGNDGLRGYPLTRIRQNLQQLIKLSTEADAQVMLIGMQIPPNYGQRYAQGFADLFPALAEKFDLPLVSFLLEGIALQPGLMQSDGIHPTAAAQSRILDNVLPTLEPMLD
- the bioA gene encoding adenosylmethionine--8-amino-7-oxononanoate transaminase, whose translation is MSHTAPSYPESAYNDVDTATWQAWDRDHIWHPYSSMLTQPEIFPVASAKGVRLTLADGRELVDGMSSWWSAIHGYNHPTLNAAAQQQLGDMSHVMFGGLSHQPAAALGKRLVDLTPAPLTRVFISDSGSVAVEVAIKMAMQYWISQGNKDKSRLLALRNGYHGDTFATMAVCDPVTGMHHMFSEVLAQHIFAPAPAPAFDAEATAEDMADIAALLEQHHKQLAAVIIEPVVQGAGGMRFYSPDYVRQLRELCDHYDVLLIHDEIATGFGRTGKLFACDHAGISPDIMCVGKALTGGYLSLAATLCTEKIAEGICRGEAGVFMHGPTFMGNPLACSIANASIDLLTSQDWQGNLARIEQGLAQGLAPAKDIPGVSDVRWLGGIGVIELNEPVDMAQIQPDFVDHGVWIRPFGKLIYTMPPYVISDKDLAFLCRQMVAVVAKHAPGQGGR
- a CDS encoding ion transporter; this encodes MSEETPRQRLNRIIFGTAPGAGRNFDIILIVMIVASVAALFMDSVASIHQQYGHWLYAAEIGFTLLFTLEYIARVYCAQDRKLYVTSFYGVVDFLAILPTYLSLIVPGAQHLLVIRIFRVLRIFRVLKLFQYMSEANVLVRSLMAARRKIAVFLATVVTLVIVFGALMYLVEGPERGFTSLPQSIYWAIVTVTTVGYGDIVPQTALGQAVAAMAMITSYAIIAIPTGIVSAELIVENQRRASRRRCVSCNRLGHDGDAYYCKHCGDILPEEWDG
- a CDS encoding secondary thiamine-phosphate synthase enzyme YjbQ, translated to MIRTLSIPVPGQGLHGITDAVRAEVEHSAQGDGLCTLFIQHTSASLLIQENYDPSAQHDLEQWLNRLVPENDPLYTHTLEGPDDMPAHIKASLTATSLSIPVIDGSLALGTWQGIYLWEHRYAASHRRVILHLGN
- a CDS encoding YtfJ family protein; this translates as MPSTQRSTTVILSSIFAAFIALVMTTSSALALEVDSTVPAFNINKPGELIIEGDKLNKAPWQSSAIGGGRPALVFYLPARASSEDDIDPLRQRLDKEDYEPGSFHSITVVNLDDALWGTSGFVESQVAKNKRAHPRATMVLDQKGKGRQVLKLPKKTTVVFLANAEGQVIDYREGALTEQAADEVITLLHQQIGHPKAP